A window of the Xiashengella succiniciproducens genome harbors these coding sequences:
- the pyrF gene encoding orotidine-5'-phosphate decarboxylase, translated as MNKAELFQQIRKKESFLCVGLDTDIQKIPRNLLDTSDAIFAFNKEIIDATHDLAVAYKPNLAFYESMGVNGWNSLEKTVNYIRYKYPEIFIIADAKRGDIGNTSALYARAFFDTMDFDAVTVAPYMGEDSVKPFFTYVGKWVILLALTSNKGADDFQYVEEGGEKLFEKVIKKSQEWSNEDNMMYVVGATRAEMLSDIRKIAPNHFLLVPGVGAQGGSLAEVARYGMNSECGLLVNSSRQIIYASTGDDFAKKAREAALEVQKEMAELLKKYLK; from the coding sequence ATGAATAAAGCAGAGTTGTTTCAACAAATCAGGAAAAAGGAAAGCTTCCTTTGTGTGGGGTTGGATACTGACATCCAGAAGATACCGAGAAACTTACTCGACACCTCAGATGCCATCTTTGCCTTCAACAAGGAAATAATTGATGCTACACATGATCTGGCTGTCGCTTATAAGCCCAATCTGGCTTTCTATGAAAGCATGGGTGTAAATGGTTGGAACAGTCTTGAGAAGACAGTAAACTACATCAGGTACAAATACCCTGAGATCTTTATAATTGCTGATGCCAAGAGAGGTGATATAGGCAATACCTCTGCCCTCTATGCAAGGGCCTTCTTTGATACCATGGACTTTGACGCAGTAACTGTTGCACCATATATGGGAGAGGATTCTGTAAAGCCATTCTTTACTTATGTAGGCAAATGGGTTATCCTGCTGGCTCTGACTTCTAATAAGGGTGCAGACGACTTTCAGTATGTTGAAGAAGGTGGTGAAAAGCTCTTTGAGAAGGTTATCAAAAAATCTCAAGAATGGAGCAACGAAGACAACATGATGTATGTGGTTGGTGCCACCAGAGCTGAAATGCTTAGCGATATACGCAAGATTGCACCAAATCACTTCCTGCTTGTTCCCGGTGTTGGCGCTCAGGGTGGAAGCCTTGCTGAAGTAGCTCGCTATGGTATGAACAGCGAATGTGGTCTACTTGTCAACTCCTCACGCCAGATTATCTATGCATCAACAGGCGACGACTTTGCCAAGAAGGCCCGCGAAGCAGCCTTGGAAGTACAAAAAGAAATGGCTGAACTACTCAAGAAATATTTGAAGTAA
- the ppdK gene encoding pyruvate, phosphate dikinase: MSKKRVYTFGNGQAEGKADMKDLLGGKGANLAEMNLIGVPVPPGFTITTEVCTEYNQLGRDKVVELLKPEVEQAINNIEKLTGTKFGDQENPLLVSVRSGARASMPGMMDTILNLGLNDKAVEGIARKSGNEWFAWDSYRRFVQMYGDVVLGMKPDSKEEIDPFEKIIEELKHEKGIKLDTEFSVADLKELVSRFKVAVKEKTNNDFPVSAWEQLWGAVMAVFNSWNNHRAIYYRRLNNIPDEWGTAVNVQAMVFGNMGNSSATGVAFSRDAATGENVFNGEYLINAQGEDVVAGIRTPQEITIEGSRKWAKLQGVSEEERREKYPSLEETMPELYKQLYATQQKLEDHYRDMQDMEFTIQEGKLWLLQTRNGKRTGAAMVKIAMDLLREGKIDEKTALLRIEPEKLDELLHPVFDTVAIRAANVLAKGLPASPGAATGRIIFFADEAAKFDETILVRIETSPEDLEGMNIAKGILTARGGMTSHAAVVARGMGKCCVSGAGALQIDYKARTLTINGKVFNEGDWISLNGSTGEVYEGKVQTKMPDLSGDFNTILEASNKYAKLKVRTNADSPKDAKAARDFGAEGIGLCRTEHMFFEGERIKAMREMILASTTEGRKRALAKLLPYQRSDFEGILEAMAGYGVTIRLLDPPLHEFVPHQLATQRELAQEMGVGIEVIKAKVDSLEEFNPMLGHRGCRLGITYPEITEMQTRAIIEAALNLKAKGVDARPEIMIPLVGTIKEFRMQAEVIRSTAEKVFAERNDRIDYKVGTMIEIPRAALTADLIAAEADFFSFGTNDLTQMTFGYSRDDIGSFLPVYIEKGILKHDPFQVLDQEGVGQLIKMGTEKGRTAKPELKVGICGEHGGEPSAIEFCHKVKMDYVSCSPFRVPIARLAAAQAALKEAK, from the coding sequence GTTTGCACTGAATACAATCAGCTGGGTCGTGATAAAGTTGTTGAATTACTTAAGCCTGAAGTTGAGCAGGCTATCAATAATATTGAGAAACTGACAGGTACTAAGTTTGGTGACCAGGAAAATCCACTACTAGTATCTGTTCGTTCAGGAGCAAGGGCTTCAATGCCGGGTATGATGGACACCATCCTCAATCTTGGATTGAATGACAAAGCTGTGGAAGGAATAGCCAGGAAGTCAGGTAATGAGTGGTTTGCCTGGGACTCCTACCGCCGTTTTGTACAGATGTATGGTGACGTTGTGTTGGGTATGAAACCTGACTCAAAAGAAGAAATTGATCCTTTTGAAAAAATCATAGAAGAGCTGAAGCACGAGAAAGGAATTAAGTTGGATACCGAGTTTTCCGTTGCAGATTTAAAGGAGTTGGTAAGCAGGTTTAAGGTAGCTGTAAAGGAAAAGACCAACAATGATTTCCCTGTTTCAGCCTGGGAGCAGCTTTGGGGTGCTGTAATGGCAGTATTCAACAGCTGGAACAACCACAGGGCTATATACTATCGTCGTCTCAACAATATACCCGATGAGTGGGGTACTGCAGTTAACGTTCAGGCTATGGTATTCGGTAATATGGGTAATTCATCGGCTACCGGTGTTGCCTTCAGCCGTGATGCTGCAACAGGTGAGAACGTATTCAATGGTGAGTATCTTATCAATGCCCAGGGTGAGGACGTAGTTGCCGGTATCCGTACACCGCAGGAAATCACTATCGAAGGAAGCCGCAAGTGGGCCAAGCTGCAAGGCGTTTCCGAAGAAGAGCGCAGGGAAAAATACCCCTCTCTCGAAGAGACTATGCCTGAACTGTACAAGCAGCTTTATGCAACACAACAAAAGCTTGAGGACCACTATCGTGATATGCAGGATATGGAGTTTACTATCCAGGAAGGCAAGCTCTGGTTGCTGCAGACCCGTAACGGAAAGCGTACAGGGGCTGCTATGGTTAAGATTGCCATGGACCTGCTGCGTGAAGGTAAAATAGATGAAAAAACGGCCTTGCTGCGTATCGAGCCTGAAAAACTTGATGAACTGCTACACCCTGTATTTGACACAGTTGCAATCCGGGCTGCCAACGTACTTGCCAAGGGATTGCCTGCCTCTCCGGGTGCTGCTACTGGCCGTATAATCTTCTTTGCTGATGAAGCTGCCAAATTTGATGAAACCATCCTCGTGAGAATTGAAACTTCTCCTGAAGATCTTGAAGGTATGAATATAGCCAAGGGTATCCTTACAGCCCGTGGAGGTATGACTTCTCACGCTGCTGTTGTTGCCCGTGGTATGGGTAAGTGCTGCGTTTCAGGTGCCGGTGCTCTGCAAATTGATTACAAGGCCAGAACGCTGACCATCAATGGTAAAGTGTTTAACGAAGGAGACTGGATTTCTCTTAACGGTAGTACTGGTGAAGTATACGAAGGTAAGGTTCAGACCAAGATGCCTGACCTTAGCGGTGACTTCAACACAATACTTGAGGCTTCTAACAAATATGCCAAACTGAAAGTCAGAACCAACGCTGATTCTCCTAAGGATGCCAAGGCAGCCCGTGACTTCGGTGCAGAAGGTATCGGTCTGTGCCGTACAGAGCACATGTTCTTCGAAGGTGAGCGTATCAAGGCTATGCGTGAGATGATTCTTGCTTCTACAACTGAAGGACGTAAGAGGGCACTTGCCAAGTTGTTGCCTTACCAAAGAAGCGACTTTGAAGGTATTCTTGAGGCTATGGCCGGCTATGGTGTTACCATCCGTCTGCTTGACCCACCGTTACATGAATTCGTTCCTCACCAACTTGCTACTCAGCGTGAGCTGGCTCAGGAGATGGGTGTTGGTATCGAAGTAATCAAGGCAAAGGTTGACTCACTCGAAGAATTCAACCCAATGCTTGGTCACCGTGGTTGCCGTCTGGGTATCACCTATCCAGAAATCACTGAGATGCAAACCCGTGCCATTATTGAGGCTGCACTTAACCTCAAGGCCAAGGGTGTTGATGCCCGTCCTGAAATTATGATTCCTCTGGTTGGTACTATCAAGGAATTCAGGATGCAGGCCGAAGTAATCCGCTCTACAGCCGAAAAGGTGTTTGCTGAAAGAAATGATAGGATAGATTACAAGGTTGGTACTATGATTGAGATACCACGTGCTGCTCTTACAGCTGACCTGATCGCTGCAGAGGCTGACTTCTTCTCATTCGGTACCAATGACCTTACTCAGATGACCTTCGGTTATTCTCGTGATGATATAGGTTCCTTCCTCCCTGTTTACATTGAAAAGGGTATCCTGAAGCATGACCCGTTCCAGGTTCTTGATCAGGAAGGCGTTGGACAGCTTATCAAGATGGGTACCGAAAAGGGTCGCACTGCCAAGCCTGAATTAAAGGTTGGTATTTGCGGTGAGCATGGTGGTGAACCTTCAGCTATTGAGTTCTGCCACAAGGTCAAAATGGACTACGTAAGCTGTTCTCCTTTCAGGGTGCCGATAGCACGCCTTGCTGCTGCTCAGGCTGCTCTTAAGGAAGCGAAGTAG